The genomic interval GCGCTCCTCGGCTACGCCCTCTCCGGCGGCAGCGGCGAGCCCCCGCGAGCCTTCGGGGTGATGGCGTACGGTGCGCTCTTCGGCTTCGGCGGCGCGTTTGCGCTCTTCGCCCGTCGCCGTGGGTTCTCGGTCTACGACGCCCTCGATCGCATCACGGCGCCGCTCGCGCTCCTCGTCGCGGTCGGGCGCCTCGGATGCACGTGGGCGGGCTGCGAGCATGGGCGCCCTACGGGGACGTGGCTCGGCGTCGTCTACGACCGAACGTCCCCGCACTTCGACGAGCTCGTTCGCGAAGGGCTCGTTCCCGCTTTCGCGACGTGTTCGGTGCCCCTCCATCCGGCTACCCTGTACGAGGCCGCGTTCGCCCTCGGTGCGTGTGCGCTCGCGCTCGCCCTCCGCCCGAGGCCGACGACCCGGAGAGGCGGGGTCTTCTTCGCCGGGACGCTCGTCTACGCCGGCGGGCGGATCGTCTCCGAGCTTTTTCGCGCCGACGCGCGCGCCGCGACGTTCACGACAGGGCAGGCGATGAGCGTGTTCGTCGTCGCGCTCGCCCTGTCCCTCGCCCTCCGCGAGACCGATCGTCGCTCCGACGTAACTCAGAACAGAGGT from Myxococcales bacterium carries:
- a CDS encoding prolipoprotein diacylglyceryl transferase, coding for MVPSPWFLANAAALALASWLFLCTNRDAPPVLVGAYVRALPFTVLGALGVDYGLALLGYALSGGSGEPPRAFGVMAYGALFGFGGAFALFARRRGFSVYDALDRITAPLALLVAVGRLGCTWAGCEHGRPTGTWLGVVYDRTSPHFDELVREGLVPAFATCSVPLHPATLYEAAFALGACALALALRPRPTTRRGGVFFAGTLVYAGGRIVSELFRADARAATFTTGQAMSVFVVALALSLALRETDRRSDVTQNRGDGEAWPSSPPSPR